The following are encoded in a window of Candidatus Hinthialibacter antarcticus genomic DNA:
- a CDS encoding ammonium transporter — MRIQSERANRWFSILAVLVIATVMFSGVASAQDAEAAFDAETELSLLRDDANILWTCLAAFLVFFMQAGFAMVEAGFTRAKNAVNIMMKNLMDFSIGSIIFFLFGFGLMFGTTYKGFIGTDGFALFGYMFAEDGSPEYWTYTFWIFQTVFAATAATIVSGAMAERTKFKGYLVYTVFITGLVYPVFGSWAWGSLFAGEGWLEGLGFIDFAGSTVVHSVGGWAALAGAIVLGPRIGKYGADGKPRVIPGHNVPMAALGVFILWLGWFGFNPGSTTAVGGDMAVIAVTTNLAAAAGAIGAMVTAWIKFGKPDAGMSLNGALAGLVSITAPCYNVSPVSAIIIGFLGGIIVVISVLAIENMGIDDPVGAVSVHGVCGAWGTIAAGLFAQEAFGGVNGLFFGGGASQLVTQFIGVGAGFLWTFIVSFAIFSLVKATIGLRVSEEEEMEGLDFGEHGASAYSDFSVVTSR; from the coding sequence ATGCGAATTCAGTCAGAACGGGCGAATCGTTGGTTCAGTATTCTTGCGGTCTTAGTGATCGCAACCGTTATGTTCTCTGGCGTTGCCAGTGCACAAGATGCAGAAGCGGCGTTTGACGCCGAAACGGAATTATCATTATTACGAGATGATGCGAATATTTTGTGGACGTGTTTAGCGGCGTTTTTGGTCTTCTTTATGCAAGCCGGTTTCGCCATGGTGGAAGCCGGGTTCACTCGCGCCAAAAATGCGGTGAACATTATGATGAAGAACCTGATGGACTTCTCTATCGGTTCGATCATTTTCTTCCTGTTCGGCTTTGGGTTGATGTTCGGGACAACATATAAAGGCTTCATCGGCACCGATGGCTTCGCGCTCTTCGGCTATATGTTCGCCGAAGACGGCAGCCCCGAATATTGGACGTATACCTTCTGGATTTTCCAGACCGTGTTTGCCGCGACGGCAGCGACGATTGTTTCAGGGGCGATGGCGGAGCGCACCAAGTTTAAAGGCTACTTGGTTTACACCGTCTTCATCACTGGTTTAGTTTACCCCGTCTTCGGTTCATGGGCGTGGGGCAGTTTGTTTGCAGGTGAAGGATGGCTCGAAGGCCTGGGCTTTATTGACTTCGCCGGTTCGACCGTTGTTCACTCTGTCGGTGGTTGGGCGGCCCTCGCGGGCGCCATTGTTCTCGGCCCCCGTATTGGCAAGTATGGCGCAGACGGCAAGCCGCGCGTTATCCCTGGCCACAATGTTCCGATGGCGGCCTTGGGCGTCTTCATTTTGTGGTTGGGTTGGTTTGGCTTTAACCCCGGTTCCACAACAGCGGTTGGCGGCGACATGGCAGTGATCGCCGTAACCACCAACTTGGCGGCGGCGGCGGGCGCCATCGGCGCGATGGTTACCGCTTGGATCAAATTCGGAAAGCCTGACGCAGGCATGTCGCTCAACGGCGCATTGGCTGGTTTGGTTTCCATTACCGCCCCTTGCTACAACGTCAGCCCGGTTTCAGCCATCATCATCGGCTTTCTCGGCGGCATCATCGTTGTGATCTCTGTTCTCGCCATTGAGAACATGGGCATTGACGATCCTGTCGGCGCGGTTTCCGTCCACGGCGTCTGCGGCGCCTGGGGCACGATTGCTGCGGGTCTGTTCGCGCAAGAAGCCTTTGGCGGCGTCAACGGCCTGTTCTTCGGCGGCGGCGCTAGCCAGTTGGTCACACAGTTCATCGGCGTTGGAGCAGGCTTCTTATGGACGTTCATAGTGTCCTTCGCTATCTTTAGTCTGGTGAAAGCTACGATTGGTCTGCGGGTTTCCGAAGAAGAAGAGATGGAAGGTCTCGACTTCGGCGAACACGGCGCATCCGCTTACTCAGACTTTTCGGTCGTGACCAGCCGCTAA